Below is a genomic region from Candidatus Neomarinimicrobiota bacterium.
ACTCCGCCACTGACTATGGCATCCCCCATCTGGTCGTGGTCAACATGCTGGACAAGGAGCACGCGGACTTTGAGTCTGTTCTCGCCGTCGCCAGGGAGCGATTCGGGAACAAGGTGTTCCCGCTGACGGTGCCCGCCAATCAGGGACCCGGCTTCAACCAGGTGGTGGATGTGCTGCGCAACGAGCTGTTCACCTACAAGACCGACGGATCGGGCCAATTCAGCCAGGAGGCCCTGGCGGGCGACTGGGCCGCGCGCTGCAAGACCAACCACGGCGAACTTATTGAGCTGGTGGCCGAATCCGATGACACCCTGCTGGAAAAGTTTTTCGAGCAGGACCAGCTCACCGAAGATGAGCTCCGCGACGGGTTGCGCGGGGCTTTCGTCAGCGGGTCCCTCATCCCGGTTTTTGCAGTGTCGGCGGAAGCCAATATAGGCGTTCGCAGGATGATGGATATACTCGCACGCTACGGTCCCAGCCTCGCCGATTTTGGGGAAGTGCACGGAACCTCCAGTCCAACCAACGGCGTTGCAATCACCCGCCTGCCAGTTGACAGCAGTGTCGCCTCCGCGCTTGTATTCAAGACCATCAGCGAGCCACATCTGGGCGAGCTCTCCTTCCTGCGGACCTACTCCGGCAGGATCAAAACCGGCAGCGACCTTGCAAACACCAGCCGGGGACGTCAGGAGCGGATGGGCACTGTGTACGCCATGACCGGCAAGGAGCGGAAAGAGCTGGGCGAGGTGGTGGCCGGCGATGTGGCGGCAGTTGTCAAGCTCAAGCACACCCACACGGGCGACAGCCTCAGTGCCCCCTCTGACCCCATCGTGTTTCCGGGCATTAGACTGCCAGAGCAGAAGATTCGCAGCGCCATTGTGCCTAAGTCCAAGGGGGACGAGGACAAGATCAGCACCGGCCTGTCCACGCTCCACGAAGAGGACCCCACCTTCGTGTTCGAGTACGACGCTGAGGTGAGGCAGACCATCATCTCGGGGCAAGGTGAACTCCACCTGGCAACGGTCATTCGCCGGCTCCAACAGCGTTTCAAAGTGGAGGTGGAGCTCATTCCTCCGAAAGTGCCCTATCGGGAAACGATTTCAGCCAGGGGTGAGTCGAAGTACCGCCACAAGAAGCAGTCGGGAGGTGCGGGTCAGTTCGCCGAGGTCTGGATGTACGTCGAACCGCTGCCGCCCGGATCCGGGGCGGAGTTCGAGAGCAAGATCGTCGGCATGGCCATTGACCGGGTGTTCATTCCCTCCATCGAGAAAGGCGTCCGGGCAGCGACGGATGGGGGCGTGCTGGCGGGCTACCGTTGTGTCGATTTCAAGGCCGTTGTTTACGATGGCAAACAGCACCCGGTTGACTCCAAGGATATCGCCTTCCAGATTGCCGGGCGGGAGGCCTTCAAAGAGGCCTTTTTGGCGGCCAAGCCACGGCTGCTGGAACCGATTTACGAGGTGGATGTCTGGGTGCCGGAGGAGTTTATGGGCGAGGTGATGGGGGACATTTCCGCCCGGCGGGGCAAGGTGTTGGGCATGGAAACCGAAGGTCGCCTCCAACGGGTGAAAGCCCAGATACCCCTCGCCTACCTGGACCAGTACTCCACCGCACTGCGCTCCATGACCGGCGGACGGGGTATCCACGCCCAGCGGTTTGACCACTACCAGAATCTGCCGGCAGATGAGCAGCAACGGGTCGTGCGGAAGGCCAAGGCTGAGAAGGAAGAGAGTCACGCGTGAAGCTGGAGCACCTCTGGGCGCCCTGGCGCCTGGACTACGTGCGCACACACCAGGCAGATGCAGAGAGCTGCATTTTCTGCGACAAACCGTCCGCCGGTGATGACGCTGAACAGCTGATCGTTTTCAGGGGCGAAGAAGCCTTCGTCCTGATGAACCTCTATCCCTATAATAACGGCCACATCCTCGTTGCGCCCTATCGGCACGAACCCCTCTTCGACCAGCTGGGACCGGCAGTTCAGATGGAGATGCTGCAGCTGATGAACCGGGCCATGACTATCATGCGCAGCGAAATGCAGGCTGGGGGCTTCAACTTTGGCGCCAACATCGGTGCCGCCGCAGGGGCGGGCATCGAAGAGCACGTCCACCTTCATCTAGTCCCACGCTGGTCCGGCGATACCAACTTCATGCCGGTGGTGGCCGGTACCAAAGTCCTGGTGCAGACCTTACGGGAAACACGCGACCTGTTGGCGAAAGGATTCGCGCAGCAATCCTAGGCCGGTCCCGTCTTGACACACTCTGCGGGGTCAGGTAATTTTCGCAAGCCCTTTTATCCGGCGTAGCTCAATCGGTAGAGCGAGTGGCTGTTAACCACTAGGTTGTAGGTTCGAGTCCTACCGCCGGAGCGCTAGTCTGATATCCATTACCTCTACATTCTCTTTTCAGATTCCCTGGATAAGTTCTATGTGGGAAGCTCTCACAATCCAGAGACGAGTCTTACTTATCATAACAACAGTAATAAGGGTTGGACTAAAAGAGGCCGGCCCTGGCGTCTCGTGTTTCAGCAAGGCTTTCCGAACCGGAGAGAAGCTCAAAAGGTGGAACGGTTTGTCAAGACGCAGAAAAGCACGAGATTTATCCAGAAGGTCCTTTCTGGGGAGGTTGAATTGAGAAACGACTAACGGGTGGCTGTTATCCCGACACTTCGGGATGTAGGTTCGCCCCGCCTTTGGCGGGATTTGTCCCGCCTACGGCGGGAAGTCCTACCGCCGGAGCGTCGCCAGCGACTCGGCAAAAAGCCTTCCAACATTGGAGGGCTTTTGCACTCCCACCACATTTTGCCTTACATTCGGTGCGGTTCAGATAAGCCACCATTATGACACAAAAATCTAGACCATCAGCCTTCATCGACGAACTCCGCCGCCGGCGGGTGTTCCGGGTGGCCGCCTTCTATGGTGGTATCGCGTTCATCATCATTCAGATTATCGATGGTACGTTCGAAATCATGGGTATTCCGGTGTGGGTAAGCCGATTGCTGATTATTATTCTCGCCATTGGCTTCCCAGTTTCGATGATCCTTGCCTGGGTCTTCGACATCTCTGAAGAAGGCATCGTACGAACCAAAGGTCGGCCGGTCGAAACTGAGCGAAAGGCGCAGCCGAAGGGAGTCTTTGGGGTCTATCCCGACCTTGCGCGGCCCGGCCAGCGACAATAAGAATATGGGAAGGATATATGAGGAAGTAACCCCCGGGCAGGAGCTGCCTCGTCATAAATACGGACCTTACCTTACATTGAATCTGCTTCGTATACCCTGATGCTGGTAATGATTGGGCAAGTCTTGGCAATTTTTTCTGCCTCATCAATGTCCGCTGCATTAATAATTGAGTAGCCGGTTAATGCCTCCAGATCAAGTGTCAATTCTTTGGTTCCGGATTTTGTGATTTCTCTTCCATAACCGAATGGGTTACCGGAATCAACAAACTTGTCTCCAACCGATTCGAACCATTTACCCCAGGCCTCCCCTATTTCTTCAGTAGGGGTTACAAACCCGTAATACAAAAATAAAAACTTCTTCATTTTTTCTCCTTTTTTTTGTTTTGCGATTTGCCCAAAAATTTAGCATAGTTTTCCAAGGTTTCCTCGTCGCTACCCCAGTAAGTGTGATATTGCATAAGCCAATTTTGAAGCCCTCGTAACGAACGCCGATTGAGGGTAAGGTAGTTGCTACGACCCATCTTCTTGCGAATGATCATGTCTGCGTCCTCAAGAATCTTGATATGCTTGTGAATCGCCGGCAGGGATAGCCCTCGCATTTGCGCTAGAAAACTGATGGAGCAAGGTTGCAACCCGAGCACATAAATGATGTCGCGGCGATGCTTGTTGGCGAGTGCCTCAAACACGGTATCTAAGTCTTGGGGCATGTGGATGTCAGTCATGATAGTTAAATTCTAGGTTAGGTTATCTGATTTAAGTGATGCGGTCAACGATTAAGTTCGTCACGGCTAATCGGGATCAGTCGCCCCCCTTGAGTACGCAAAAACCCCTCGCCTGAGGGGCCTTTACTTTCCACAGATGCACCTGAACCAGAAGGTCAGGGAATGGGAGACGATCTCACGAGTGAGACGCACCAAGATCGACCGCCGTCATTACATCTCCATCGTTTCGTAGATACGCAGGGAGTGGTTGATCGGGCTACCTTCGGCGATCTTGACCGCTTCGTCCATGTCGGCAGCCTTCACCACCATGTATCCGGAAATCGCTGCGTCATCGAGGGTCAGCTCGCTAATGCCCGATTTCGTGATCTCGCGTCCTGACACCGTTGGAGCACCCTTGTCGACGATCTTGTCGCCATTGGTCTCGAACCATTTTTCCCAGTCACCCATAGTCGCGTCGGTTTGTGCTCCGAACCCAACGGCTAGGAATAGGAAATTCTTCATTATTACTCCTTTTGTGTTGTTTACGACCTGCCCAATGCTTGAGCAGAGTTCTCCCGGGTCGCTTGGTCGCTACCCCGGTAAGTGCCACAAGTGAACGATCCGATCTTTACCCCGAGTGCATTATGGATGTCGCGCCCGTGCTTGTTAGCCAGGGCTTCAAACACGATATCTAGGTCCTGGGGGACGTGTGGGTCGTTCTTAATAATTAACTTCTATGTTAAGTTTAAGGGCTTAAACAGGCCTTGTCAATATCTTTTGGAGATGAGCGGTTATGGGTTAGGATTGAAGGGCGAGGGGGGGTGTGAGAACAATGGCACCCCGTAATTGGAAACTCGTCCGTCTATTATTGGATGCCAATCGTTCGTTCATTGCTGAGGTAGCTCATAAGGCCGTGACGAGAGACTTAGGCATTCTCCGGGGCACCCGCTCCATTCTGGATTTTTTATACCTCGAAGGGAAGTATTCTGAGTGGGTTCGCGAAAAACTTTTGAACTCGAGAGCATGTCTGGATGAAATGGAAACTTCCCCCCCAATGGATTTGAGTCGCCCATCGGCGCTCCTGTGAATAAAATATTCTTCAACCAGTTCGAAGATCTTGCACAGGAACAGCGTGAGGAGTTGAGAGCGGAGATATTAGCACAAGAGTTGATAAAATTGTTGCTTGAGAGGGATAAGGCTACATAAGGAAGAGGAGGCATCAGGGGAAACCTGGCATCCAAAAGGCAAATGTTAGCCACTCAGCACCTTCGTCACCGAACCCCGCAGAATGCAGGGCATGCCCTGCTGAGACCCCATATCGGGACCGGACCGGCCACTAGCTATGTGTGGCCAGGCGTCACTCTTATCCTATCTCCATCGGCTCGGCCTAGTCGCCCTGCCAGATGACTGAGTCTATCTTTGTTGGCGTAGCAAACCCCTTAAACAATACCTCATCCGACGGGCCAAATTCGAACCCTTTGCCAGCGCACAGTTCCTGAACGGTATGCGCCGTCAGTATTTCTTCAGCTTTGGCATGGTCACAAATACGCGCCGCCAACTGTACAGCCGTTCCAAAAAGGTCCTGATTCTTTTCCACCGGCTCTCCTGCGGACAACCCGATTTTCACCTGGAGAGTTGCGTTTGTCCCGGTCTTGTTATAGTCGCGTAGCCCCCGCTGGATATCGATGGCACCATGTACTGAGCCTGCTACCGAGACAAAGGAGGCCATAATGCCATCGCCGGTATGCTTGACTTCACGACCCCCGTGCTCCTTGAGTGCTGCACGGACAATGGTGTCGTGGACCTGCAGAACTTCCATTGCCGCCGCATCACCTATTTCCTGGGTCATTTGGGTGGAACCGACCATATCGGTGAACAGGATAATGCGGAGAGACGAGCCGGTTTCGGTCGTTGCTGGGTCGATAGCCGCCGCAGTCTCGTCAATGCGACCCATAAAGGCTTCCACCACCGCCTTGTCGACCGCAATCAATTCTTTGGCCTCCAAACCGTGCGAAGCCCGATGCACCGCATTGGCCTGCTCAGCGCTGGGCGCATCAACAAGGCAGTTGGCGGTGCCGGACTCTTTATTCAACCAATAGGTATGAAAGGTGGCTCCATATTGTTCCTGAATGGCAATATCCGCCAGGTGGGCCTTCGCCATATCTTGTTCAGAAACCCCTGGACTCTCGTGTATATCCATAAATAGTGGCATGAGTAACGCATCCCCCAACGGTCGTTAACTTGCCAGCCGCTCCAAATTAAACCTTCAGAGCAAGGCTGGATCCACTGAAAATCGCATCCGGAATCTGCAAATATATACTAAAATTCGCAAGTGGTATCAGCCTTCATCAACTAGGCCCACTGCCGTAGGAGCGTAAATTCAGCACCTTCGTCACCGGACCCCGCAGAATGCGGGGCATGCCCGGCTGACACCCAACGGCCCGGCCCCTCACCCGCGTCAATCCTCACTCTTCCACGAGTGCCGCCCGCCCGTTACCTTTCCCGCCCGCTCTTTGACATTTCACACCGCAACCTGTCCCCTTGGCCCCGCGCTGCGCCAAAGGGTCACCCTGAGGCTCTCAAAGGGTGAGAGCGCCCTGCCCGCCCGGGAGGCTCATCCTGGTGTCACGTCGGTGTCATTTTGGTGTCACGTTGGTGCCACGTTAGTGCCACGCCTTCCGTCGGTGAGCATGGCACCGGCATAGGGGGGGTGGGCCAACGGCCTCTGGAGGCTGTTTTGGGG
It encodes:
- a CDS encoding HIT domain-containing protein; the encoded protein is MEHLWAPWRLDYVRTHQADAESCIFCDKPSAGDDAEQLIVFRGEEAFVLMNLYPYNNGHILVAPYRHEPLFDQLGPAVQMEMLQLMNRAMTIMRSEMQAGGFNFGANIGAAAGAGIEEHVHLHLVPRWSGDTNFMPVVAGTKVLVQTLRETRDLLAKGFAQQS
- a CDS encoding elongation factor G encodes the protein MPQFKTEDILTFSLVGHGSVGKTTLAEAMLFNAGAVKRMGTIAGGNTASDYHDDEIERQISINTSVLSHVWQDKKFNLLDTPGYADFFGEVQSALRVSDFAVVVVHAISNVEVGTEQVWNSATDYGIPHLVVVNMLDKEHADFESVLAVARERFGNKVFPLTVPANQGPGFNQVVDVLRNELFTYKTDGSGQFSQEALAGDWAARCKTNHGELIELVAESDDTLLEKFFEQDQLTEDELRDGLRGAFVSGSLIPVFAVSAEANIGVRRMMDILARYGPSLADFGEVHGTSSPTNGVAITRLPVDSSVASALVFKTISEPHLGELSFLRTYSGRIKTGSDLANTSRGRQERMGTVYAMTGKERKELGEVVAGDVAAVVKLKHTHTGDSLSAPSDPIVFPGIRLPEQKIRSAIVPKSKGDEDKISTGLSTLHEEDPTFVFEYDAEVRQTIISGQGELHLATVIRRLQQRFKVEVELIPPKVPYRETISARGESKYRHKKQSGGAGQFAEVWMYVEPLPPGSGAEFESKIVGMAIDRVFIPSIEKGVRAATDGGVLAGYRCVDFKAVVYDGKQHPVDSKDIAFQIAGREAFKEAFLAAKPRLLEPIYEVDVWVPEEFMGEVMGDISARRGKVLGMETEGRLQRVKAQIPLAYLDQYSTALRSMTGGRGIHAQRFDHYQNLPADEQQRVVRKAKAEKEESHA
- a CDS encoding winged helix-turn-helix transcriptional regulator, with amino-acid sequence MTDIHMPQDLDTVFEALANKHRRDIIYVLGLQPCSISFLAQMRGLSLPAIHKHIKILEDADMIIRKKMGRSNYLTLNRRSLRGLQNWLMQYHTYWGSDEETLENYAKFLGKSQNKKKEKK
- a CDS encoding DUF4242 domain-containing protein → MPLFMDIHESPGVSEQDMAKAHLADIAIQEQYGATFHTYWLNKESGTANCLVDAPSAEQANAVHRASHGLEAKELIAVDKAVVEAFMGRIDETAAAIDPATTETGSSLRIILFTDMVGSTQMTQEIGDAAAMEVLQVHDTIVRAALKEHGGREVKHTGDGIMASFVSVAGSVHGAIDIQRGLRDYNKTGTNATLQVKIGLSAGEPVEKNQDLFGTAVQLAARICDHAKAEEILTAHTVQELCAGKGFEFGPSDEVLFKGFATPTKIDSVIWQGD
- a CDS encoding GIY-YIG nuclease family protein, whose translation is MHYLYILFSDSLDKFYVGSSHNPETSLTYHNNSNKGWTKRGRPWRLVFQQGFPNRREAQKVERFVKTQKSTRFIQKVLSGEVELRND